The following DNA comes from Magnolia sinica isolate HGM2019 unplaced genomic scaffold, MsV1 ctg305, whole genome shotgun sequence.
CAAAGGAAGCTGCTGAATCTAATAAAGAAACCAACTCTGGGTTGGTTCAAGCCATCATTTTCGAGGTCGAAGATCGAGAGATGATTGGCGGTTCGGCCTACGGCGGTCAAAGGGCTGTTTGCTGCACACGGGATTTGGCCAAATTAGGTGCTTGTACGCAAGGAGAAGTAATCTACCGTCCCTCTACTACGAATCGTCAATGGCCACAAGTATTTGGTGTCTCTTTCAAAGGAGATGATGTTGTCGCTACTTTGGAATCGAAATATATACAGATCACAAAGACGGGGATGTATAACCTGTATTTCGTTTATtgcgatccaaaactcaaagggCTGGTTATAGAGGGGAAGACTATATGGAAAAATCCAACTGGCTATCTGCCCGGAAGGATGGCCCCGCTAATGAATTTTTACGGGTTCATGTCCCTTGCTTTCGTGGTCCTTGCAGTCTTCTGGTTCTCTCAGTACGCCCGGTTTTGGAGAGAGGTTCTTCAACTACAGAACTGCATAACTCTGGTGATTGCATTGGGTATGTTCGAAACGGCATTGTGGTATTTCGAGTATGCTCAATTCAATAAAACTGGAGAGCGGCTGATTGGGATTACTATATGGGCAGTGACCTTTGGTAATGTTAAACGGACAGTTTCGCGCATGATCATCCTATTGGTTTCGATGGGATATGGCGTTGTGAGGCCTACGTTGGGTGGTCTCACTTCGAAGGTGATTATGCTCGGAACTACATTCTTTCTGGCATCAGAGGTGCTTGAAATGGTCGAGAATGTCGGCGCGATTGATGATGTTTCAGGAAAGGCTAGTTTGTTCTTGGTTCTTCCAGTAGCAGTCCTTGATACAttcttcattctttggatattcaCTTCCCTCTCCAAAACACTGGAGAAGCTCCAGGTATTCATCCATCTATGCTTTTgtcctttttaaagaaaaaaagtgGTTTATCCCTCTGTAGTCTAACCTTGTActtgttttcccaaaaataaaatctagtccatacagcatgtggaccccagtaTTGGAggaggtggatgggttagaaaacttcatccaagtttgtcagagccatttgttttgcaaactgggccccacctgagcgtggatcaacctgattcttgggctagggcatcactGTAGTGGTGCTGGTCTGATGGATCGATTGGTTCCCGGAATTGTCATGCCATGCTGCCAAATTTGTGGCGCGTGCACGAACGTTATTGCACGTGCATGTAGGTTTAGCAAAGCTCTTTTCCATATTTACACCCATGCATACACATGTATGGATGCTACAACTTAATGCCTGAAATTTCCAATAGAAACTAGTCGATAACCTATCCATTTTTGCATGTGATTGGTGACAGGCAAGAAGAATGGTGGCCAAGTTAGACATTTACAGGAAATTCACGAATGCTTTGGCTGTGGCTATTATTGTATCAGCAGCTTGCATTGGTTATGAGGTAATTTTTAATTTGCATCTAACATGGGGGTAAAAGTCAGTacccttcctttttttctttttctttttttatatgatactcagcagagagtgatggatgatacacaggcacttataaattgcataagagaaaatctttgatactatggcagagtgtgatggatgatagggcagcacttagaaattgcaaatTTGGCATATGAGTAATTCAAAttcaactgtccaaattatgggtcccaactCCCAATTTTGATGTATCATGAGCCAAAAAGTGAGATTATTTGATTACAGAACTATGGTTATTGGTGGACATTTGTTTGgtgattaaaaatgaaaaatatccaatgccACCATTTCTACAAACAATTGTCCAcaaattagaggttaggattattcaaccaatcttgTTCTGGGACTGTGACTTAGAgatggtgggttccacaatttggtCAGTTTTTATTTGGTTACTGTATATGCCACAtgcacaatttctgagtgcctgtgtatcaagcgtcatatgctGCTAGAGTGTAAAATAACTCCCCCCACAATAATGGCTTTTTGCAGTTCTCCAAATTTTGGTGAGGGACTGCTGTCAAATTACTTCAATTTATGTACTGTCATACTTTCCATCAATGTTTTAAAACCGAGACAGGACAGTTCTGTCCAACCAGTCAGTCTTGTGTTGACCCATTCCAGCCTGGCAATCTCCTTAAACTAAGGGtctgtttgtttcaccaattacccCGGTAATGTAAATGAAACCTGTCGTGATTATGATTTTACCACTGCCAAACCAAACATGGGAGTTGTTGGTCGAATGTAGATGTATTTATCAGACaagaaatttgtaatcattgcactttctCATGGCATTACTATGAAAATCTCGAATCCAAACAGCAAcattagtatattttgatgatgatttgacattaaaataatataaaaatgccatcattacAGTTTTTCTGTCGATAAACCAAATACGGGAATTGACAGTCAAATTCAGATATTCTCACGAGAAAAGGTAAAGTAATTCAtaatcattgcacatttcctttacattaccatggtaatgggtgaaacaaacaagccctaagatcATTAAAATATAAGAATTTACACCAAAAAAGTTGTAACATTGGTGGTCTTGGCATATGGTTTATAAATAGAAGTCATTTCAAATGTTATCAAAGTATTTGTATAGACTAGGTTTGAAATCGGTCTGTTATGTAACATTTCCACCACCGGCACCACTACATATTGCCCCATATCATCCTGTTTCGGCTGTCTTGGACCGAAACGGGCCCAATAAACCTATTTCATTCATGGGCGATAGTTGTATGTATTGGTTGATACTTGCCGGTTTTGGACAATACTTTAAACCATAGGATAGACATCAACATGTTTGGTTTTCCGAGCACACACAAAAGTGCGATGCGAGCAGACACGCCTTGTCCAAGTTGAGTAGCATGCAACTAAGTGCCCATTTTTCTTCCATGCAGCTGTACTTCAAGTCAAATGACGTGTACAATGAGCGGTGGCAGATTGCCTGGATCATCCCGGCCTTCTGGCAAGTGCTATCCTTTTCTCTTCTTTGCGTCCTCTGCGCACTTTGGGCTCCCTCTCAAAATTCAATGAGGTGAGTCCCTAACCCGATGTGttctttgtttcttttccttGTTCTTTTACTCTAATTACTTAGATTTGAAAATGGATTAGGCTACTGCTGGCTGTGTTGGGCCATGAGAAAATATTTCGTGAGTTTCGGAATAACTACTTGTAGTGGAATTTCCAAAAATCGTGAAATGATACGTGTGGATCACGAAATAGCTGTTTCTTTCCAATACTGCACAAAACATCCCCATTTCATGATTTCTTAAAAGGATGCCCTCCAGTGGTAccaggcagatgtggggcccaatgatgcgttcatagaatccaactcatccATAAGATGTGTCACCTCAGTAAACCCACTGATGATCAGTGTAGGGGGGCCCACCTTGTCGTGTATCTATAGTCAAGGCTGTTTAGACCCTTTATCCATTCCCATTTAAGTGTCAGTCAAGATTCAGGCCGTTTTGTGACATGCCCCATGAAATTCAAGGGTGGACGTTCCCCATAAATAAATAACATGGTCCTCACATCTGTGCAGCACACCCCTTTTTGGAAATTCTACCCAaagtaaaaaattcaaaaatcataaaCTATTTTTCTCCCCTCCTGAGATGGGCATAAGCCACGTGCCCTGCCTTAACTTGCTTCCTTGACCATTGAACTTTCACAATAGTTAATATAACTCGACTGACAGTTCTTAATTTGATCGAGCCAGGGCTAGAAACCCGAATTGAAATGCCTACCTTTCTGAATAACAAGATCCAAGATACTGAATTTTAAAACGTGCAGTTTCTATTTAGTAGATATGACATTGCGTGGGAATTGACCCATGACCAAGTGCATGTATGCCATACATGGTTAAAATACCCAAGCACTCAGATtgactcacacacacacacatagtgaAATGCTCCCCTATGAACCATAGCGAAGGGGAACTACATGTGCATCAAATATCAAACTTAGTTTTTTAGCCTCTCAAGACTCCTCACTTATCTCTTAGATTGTCCAAAAGAGAGCCTCACAAACTCTTTTACTACACAACTCGACTTTCTCTCTCCTAATCCCTCACACTTCCTTttaaccactctctctctctctctctctcttattttcatgAGCTTGAATCATGTATAATTTGTGGGGCACCACAtagtatatgtaaaatccacattGTCCCTTAGGTTGTATCCATGTCTGTGCAACTACCAACattttggatgggaaataaacattacaatgggctctaggaagtttttaattacgAGCATTAAATTGCCACCATtacctgtggcatggtccacctagaTTTGTATCTAgttcatttttttcataaaatgcCCTAAAAAGAGCCGACAAAATGAATAaacagagtggatatataacaaatacattaaggtgggacccacggtaatGGCCTGACCCAACCGAGCGTTTCAACAGCGCATGTGGGGATCCATTGGTCTGGCATTTTGAAAACCCACGGCAGCACATGGAAGATGATTGCTTGGTGtgcacgtcaccaagttctgtgggctctaccatgatgcatgtactaTATCCGcacaattcatccattttgcaagatcattgtagggcatggactaaaaaaaaatgaggcagatccaaagatcaagtggacctcaccatagaaggTAGTCTAGgttgaattcctaccattgaaatcttcttggggtcacagaagttttggatcaagctgacatttgttttCTCCCTAATGACCTTTTGATCACGTTGGATTGAAAATAGACATTGAGGTgggcattaggaaggtttcaacggtggtcgtcattgcccccactgctttctgtgttatggtccacttgagccttggatccaccacaattttgggttcatggccaaaaatgatctcaccaaatgaatgaacggtttggatataaaatatacatcatgatggggccacagaacttggtgacgtcaaccacCGAAGTGAGCTTCCTGCATGTAGAAACTGTATATAGTTAAGTCACTTATCATTTGAATCCAAGGGAAAACAATGCCTAAACAAggttacatattgtaaattttaTTAGAATTCCATCCATCATGATACATCATCCTATATTTTTGTATTACAATTGAATATATCTTTCAAAATCATAATAGAAGTAAACAACTGTATGGAAATCAGAGCATTTAAATTTCATTTATTCTTCTTTGGATTCATCAGATACGCCTACTCAGACGACACAAGTGAAGAAATCGATGAGGACACTCTCACACTGATGAAACCAATGCCGTCGCCTTCAAAGGAAGTATGGAATGCTTCTGCTCTCGTGGATATCAGAACCTCACTAGACACTGGCGTCTCTTTTAGTGGGGATCCTGAAGAAGACAAGAGGGAGTAAGCTGATCTCTCTGCCTGCATTGTTGTTATTTAACAGGAGCTGTAGGATGGATTGACTTGGTGTCTGATCCTTGAATGGATGCATCTGATGCTTCCCTGATTGATACGGTCCACTGTTGTAGAGATCCGGCCATGTGATGATACATATACAGAGAGGATGCTATATGCACTTgtatacttctttttttttcttgtatgttttttaGTGGAAAAGCATAGGTAGTGAACAACCATTAAATGTTTGTTTTGGCCCATTAATAAAGAGCATCTGAATGATTCATTTGAGTAAATCAGAAAATGGAGGGTGGAGAGAGAGCTTCTATATAGCAGTCCCGCCCTGACCTTGCCCACTAAATGAGTGGCGCATGTTGAAAGTCTGCGCAGAAGAGTGGgccctcaagatctgatggtCTACACGATATGAAACCTCCACAAAGCCaaggatgaatggtccagatctagtGATACACCTAACCCATTAGAGATTATCTGGTCttcatttaaagttgaatttgtaATTTAACTTCAAATTATttgaaataaagaaaaatgatTAACAATAAGAGGCTaaacctcatgggacccacccactagtgattgcccacaagtgggcccactgTCCTATGTCCAAAACATGCACACATTTGTCATATCATCCAAATTACGGGTCCCGCCACAAACTGGTTGTAACCTGAAAGCCACGTTTATGGACGATCCTAACCGTCTGATCAATGGACTTATACTCATTAAATGTGAGTTAAGTGTCATGATTCACAAAAGCCAGGGCCAGGTAGGGATttgcaaaataaaaaagaaatggcCCAGTGCCATCAGGATACTCTTATAGTGCTGATAGTTGCACTATGGCACTTGGACGGTCCAATCAATCGATCTCGATTACCCATCGGGTCCCTACATTCCACAAGCTAGCTACCATGCAGATATCGAGCTAACCATCTGATCGATAACCTACCTataaaatgaatggttaagatctgACACACGTGAGAATCTTCAAGTGACTGTAGAACACATGTACAGGATACGGGCCATTCAATGGTGGACCCTACTAAAGATGAGCCATAGCCTAAATTTagatcaatatatgatatttggacTGTTAAGGCTAAATAGGCAGGCTTTAGGCTAACATAGATGGGCTATGACAGGATCCTATCCTTATTGGGGGCCAACCTTCCAATATAGACCGTCCTTTACTGGGCCCACTCGGACGAACCTGATTATAATCCGTCCACAGTAATCAATGTAGAGTGGACAGGACACAACTTCAGTTCCAAGAGCACCTCTCAAATCCCTCATTTTCCTTTCCTCTGTGAAAGAAAGAGGAGACATACAATGTCCAATCCAACAaactacatgtggggcccaccaagcattCTTCAGCTGATGGTCCTAACCACCCAATAAATTCCTTGTTATAGTGAAACCATTTAGTCACAATCCTCCATTTGCAGCATaccaatcagatggctaggatcatgagGTAGATACCCCACCAATCGCGATTCAGAGGGATGCCCAAACGCAACCAATCCTAATATTTTTGACATAGGATTAAGATGATCATTAGTCATAACAGCCACTCAAGCAAgcaaacttcaaaaagaaattcCAACAACCTTAAAAACACCAAATTTTTATTCGGTAAatcatcaaatacaacaataccATGTgaaaatccccaccattaaaggCTCGACGGTGGATCTGATCAGTCAGCAAAAGTGAGGTAACTGATGAAAGGCTCGGCATGGGACGCAAAAGCAAGGACATTGGCACGAGAGGCCAGCTCAAAGTCCTGGAATTGGAAGGCAGGTGCGCATGTACAGCCGACCAGAGAGTAATGGTTCTCGGCATCCCTTGCTGGAGCTTTCACGAGTGAAGTCCCATCAGGGGAATAGGATTCGACATCCCCTGTCGGAAATGATCCAAACCACACGTTCGGTGGCACTGTGTATTGGGGGCGCTGACCGGCTTCTAGATCAGTACCCAGGGCAGTCAGCTTAATCTTCCCATCTTCGCTGAGCTCAAACACCTGATTCATGctcccaaaaaagaaaaatcagacaTTTGTGATATATGGAAGAAAATTGCTGTTTCATAGTGTGGTCTAGAGAAATGGCAACATGGTTAGACATGAAAAcatctatgatgatcaggatggtTGATCTAGTGGACCATCGTGcggatgggccacaacccaaaaTTTGTGGCAATTGAACGATCCCAGTCATTTGAGTAGATGGACAATAGCCACAAAATTTCATGGTGAGTTGGAATCCTAGTCATCCGATTGTCTATTGTTGCTCATTTTCATTCGACTTTTGGATTGTTATCCATTTGCAGCCCACCGATCAGGTGGATACCATAGTCAATAGCACGGTCAACTTATTTATGGTCTATGGCCCATCGACATGATGActcaccagatcaacggtcctgACTACCACCACACAGACATTGCATGGAACTCAATGAAGATTTTGTCCTATGTGTCCCATGCACATGACCAATGTATGGTCACTTATTTTATGGACTATGGctgtatggcccatccatttgatgacccaccagatcaacagccaTGATTACCAC
Coding sequences within:
- the LOC131236221 gene encoding uncharacterized protein LOC131236221 isoform X1, translated to MALLDSVHHLLLLSIISVACVSPNPTRASVHEYVRAKFTSKGNAFVLHGGSEGLYASSLVPFSTSNLSSSSYIRFEKITFKRTKEAAESNKETNSGLVQAIIFEVEDREMIGGSAYGGQRAVCCTRDLAKLGACTQGEVIYRPSTTNRQWPQVFGVSFKGDDVVATLESKYIQITKTGMYNLYFVYCDPKLKGLVIEGKTIWKNPTGYLPGRMAPLMNFYGFMSLAFVVLAVFWFSQYARFWREVLQLQNCITLVIALGMFETALWYFEYAQFNKTGERLIGITIWAVTFGNVKRTVSRMIILLVSMGYGVVRPTLGGLTSKVIMLGTTFFLASEVLEMVENVGAIDDVSGKASLFLVLPVAVLDTFFILWIFTSLSKTLEKLQARRMVAKLDIYRKFTNALAVAIIVSAACIGYELYFKSNDVYNERWQIAWIIPAFWQVLSFSLLCVLCALWAPSQNSMRYAYSDDTSEEIDEDTLTLMKPMPSPSKEVWNASALVDIRTSLDTGVSFSGDPEEDKRE
- the LOC131236221 gene encoding uncharacterized protein C26H5.07c-like isoform X2, whose protein sequence is MALLDSVHHLLLLSIISVACVSPNPTRASVHEYVRAKFTSKGNAFVLHGGSEGLYASSLVPFSTSNLSSSSYIRFEKITFKRTKEAAESNKETNSGLVQAIIFEVEDREMIGGSAYGGQRAVCCTRDLAKLGACTQGEVIYRPSTTNRQWPQVFGVSFKGDDVVATLESKYIQITKTGMYNLYFVYCDPKLKGLVIEGKTIWKNPTGYLPGRMAPLMNFYGFMSLAFVVLAVFWFSQYARFWREVLQLQNCITLVIALGMFETALWYFEYAQFNKTGERLIGITIWAVTFGNVKRTVSRMIILLVSMGYGVVRPTLGGLTSKVIMLGTTFFLASEVLEMVENVGAIDDVSGKASLFLVLPVAVLDTFFILWIFTSLSKTLEKLQARRMVAKLDIYRKFTNALAVAIIVSAACIGYEIRLLRRHK
- the LOC131236222 gene encoding uncharacterized protein LOC131236222, whose product is MGSLKKASEIAAVLNLQPHPEGGFYSETFRDSSITLSKSQLPSHYKVDRPISTSIYFLLPSGSVSHLHRIPCAETWHFYMGEPLTVFELSEDGKIKLTALGTDLEAGQRPQYTVPPNVWFGSFPTGDVESYSPDGTSLVKAPARDAENHYSLVGCTCAPAFQFQDFELASRANVLAFASHAEPFISYLTFAD